From Cellulomonas oligotrophica, a single genomic window includes:
- a CDS encoding alpha/beta fold hydrolase, with amino-acid sequence MPQTVRGSQAPSGLNVRIDRVRLGGLALRTWTTWIDATHDVPLEDRHDIVLVHGLGVSSQYFERLAVVLGRVGAVHLLDLPGFAGVPRPHGHLEITDFAELIARWVQHAGLERPTFVGHSMGSQIVTEVLASHPGIATHAVLVGPPVNSRERSVPLQAARLLQSSWHESARTRAVALQGYVECGPHWFASVLPRMLRYPIEERLPAVDVPVVVVRGEHDHVAPRAWVAELADLAPQGRWVEVPGASHAVIYEHSRQVADLVLEHVGT; translated from the coding sequence ATGCCGCAGACGGTGCGCGGGTCGCAGGCACCGAGCGGGCTGAACGTCCGCATCGACCGGGTGCGGCTGGGCGGGCTGGCCCTGCGCACGTGGACGACGTGGATCGACGCGACGCACGACGTCCCCCTCGAGGACCGGCACGACATCGTGCTCGTGCACGGCCTCGGCGTGAGCTCGCAGTACTTCGAGCGGCTCGCGGTCGTGCTGGGGCGCGTCGGTGCCGTGCACCTGCTGGACCTTCCCGGGTTCGCGGGCGTGCCGCGCCCGCACGGGCACCTGGAGATCACCGACTTCGCCGAGCTGATCGCGCGCTGGGTGCAGCACGCCGGGCTGGAGCGCCCGACCTTCGTGGGGCACTCGATGGGCTCGCAGATCGTCACCGAGGTGCTGGCGTCCCACCCCGGCATCGCCACGCACGCCGTGCTGGTGGGGCCGCCGGTGAACTCCCGCGAGCGGTCGGTGCCGCTGCAGGCCGCGCGCCTGCTGCAGAGCTCGTGGCACGAGTCGGCCCGCACCCGGGCGGTCGCGCTCCAGGGGTACGTCGAGTGCGGGCCGCACTGGTTCGCGTCGGTGCTGCCGCGGATGCTGCGCTACCCGATCGAGGAGCGGCTGCCCGCGGTGGACGTGCCCGTCGTGGTGGTGCGCGGCGAGCACGACCACGTGGCGCCGCGCGCGTGGGTCGCCGAGCTCGCGGACCTCGCGCCGCAGGGCCGCTGGGTCGAGGTGCCCGGCGCGTCGCACGCGGTGATCTACGAGCACTCGCGCCAGGTCGCGGACCTGGTGCTCGAGCACGTCGGCACGTAG
- a CDS encoding esterase/lipase family protein, with protein MGRTWGAAGAGRAAARAREVAGRAAAWGRDYAWIAGAQGRAVLRPPDPRALASGHRAPVVLLPGIYETWPVMATLARALHAAGHPVHVVPALGRNHRPLDASARLVARRMASLDLTGAVLVAHSKGGLIGKLVLGLPAGAPAADGTRTGRAVGLVAVNTPFAGSAYARWFPVRAVRALSPGDRQVLALAREVAVHARVWSVHARFDPHVPAGSWLAGAVNVRLPLDGHFRVLDDPRVHAVVLDAVEQLAAPREGPPDEPAPGR; from the coding sequence GTGGGCAGGACGTGGGGGGCGGCAGGGGCGGGACGGGCCGCGGCGCGCGCCCGGGAGGTCGCCGGGCGGGCTGCCGCCTGGGGGCGTGACTACGCGTGGATCGCCGGGGCGCAGGGTCGGGCGGTGCTGCGCCCGCCGGACCCGCGGGCGCTGGCCTCGGGGCACCGCGCCCCCGTGGTGCTGCTGCCGGGCATCTACGAGACGTGGCCGGTGATGGCCACGCTCGCGCGGGCGCTGCACGCCGCCGGGCACCCGGTGCACGTGGTGCCCGCGCTGGGGCGCAACCACCGGCCGCTCGACGCGTCGGCGCGGCTCGTCGCGCGGCGGATGGCGTCGCTCGACCTGACCGGGGCCGTGCTGGTGGCGCACTCCAAGGGCGGCCTGATCGGCAAGCTCGTGCTGGGCCTGCCCGCCGGTGCGCCCGCCGCGGACGGCACGCGCACCGGGCGCGCGGTCGGGCTCGTGGCGGTCAACACCCCGTTCGCCGGGTCCGCCTACGCCCGGTGGTTCCCGGTGCGGGCCGTGCGTGCGCTGTCACCGGGCGACCGCCAGGTGCTGGCCCTGGCGCGGGAGGTGGCCGTGCACGCCCGCGTGTGGTCGGTGCACGCCCGGTTCGACCCGCACGTGCCCGCCGGGTCGTGGCTCGCCGGAGCCGTGAACGTGCGGCTCCCGCTCGACGGCCACTTCCGCGTCCTCGACGACCCGCGCGTGCACGCGGTCGTGCTCGACGCGGTCGAGCAGCTCGCCGCGCCGCGCGAGGGACCGCCGGACGAGCCCGCCCCCGGCCGGTGA
- a CDS encoding DHA2 family efflux MFS transporter permease subunit — protein sequence MTDATRPLTTDAPPPVAAGPAPVAPTSMTPAHRLAVGLLLTSTFIVILNETTMGVALPSLMDSLGITAATGQWLTTGFLLTMAVVIPVTGFLLQRVTTRTAFLTAMGLFSAGTLVCALAPGFEVLLVGRVVQAGGTAIMLPLLMTTVMTVTPVAGRGRTMGNISVVISVAPALGPTLSGLVLSTLEWRWIFGLVLPIALGSLVLGALRLTDVTTPGTARIDVLSVVLSALGFGGLVFGLSHLGEAATGTVHASTVVALVVGGAALSLFVARQLRLQRTDAALLDLRTFRSRTFGSAVATMAIMMMSLFGVIIMIPIYAQRVLGLDTLATGLLLLPGGLVMGLLAPLVGRGYDRFGPRPLLVPGTVAVSAAVWGLTLLGEQSAPWMLVAAHMTMSVGLALVFTPLFTSALGSLAPGLYSHGSAMIGTVQQVGGAAGTAVFVTVLTAVSTSATVGGADLVASTAAGTHAAFLVGGVLTLVAIPLALGVRPAPADAPAVVAH from the coding sequence GTGACCGACGCCACGCGCCCCCTGACCACCGACGCCCCGCCACCCGTGGCGGCCGGCCCGGCCCCCGTGGCCCCGACCTCGATGACCCCGGCCCACCGCCTCGCGGTCGGCCTGCTGCTGACGTCGACGTTCATCGTCATCCTCAACGAGACCACCATGGGCGTCGCGCTGCCGTCGCTCATGGACTCCCTCGGCATCACCGCGGCCACCGGGCAGTGGCTGACCACCGGGTTCCTGCTGACGATGGCCGTCGTCATCCCCGTCACCGGGTTCCTGCTCCAGCGCGTCACCACGCGCACCGCGTTCCTCACCGCCATGGGCCTGTTCTCGGCCGGCACGCTGGTGTGCGCGCTCGCGCCCGGGTTCGAGGTGCTGCTCGTCGGGCGCGTGGTCCAGGCCGGCGGCACCGCGATCATGCTGCCCCTGCTGATGACGACGGTCATGACCGTGACCCCCGTCGCGGGGCGGGGACGCACGATGGGCAACATCTCCGTCGTCATCTCCGTCGCGCCGGCGCTCGGCCCGACCCTGTCCGGGCTGGTGCTCAGCACCCTCGAGTGGCGGTGGATCTTCGGCCTCGTGCTGCCGATCGCGCTGGGGTCGCTCGTGCTGGGCGCCCTGCGCCTGACCGACGTCACCACCCCCGGGACCGCACGCATCGACGTGCTCTCCGTCGTGCTGTCCGCGCTCGGGTTCGGCGGGCTCGTGTTCGGCCTGTCGCACCTGGGCGAGGCCGCCACCGGCACCGTCCACGCGAGCACCGTCGTCGCGCTCGTCGTCGGCGGGGCCGCGCTGAGCCTGTTCGTCGCGCGCCAGCTGCGCCTGCAGCGCACCGACGCGGCCCTGCTGGACCTGCGCACGTTCCGGTCGCGGACGTTCGGCTCGGCCGTCGCCACCATGGCGATCATGATGATGTCGCTGTTCGGCGTGATCATCATGATCCCGATCTACGCGCAGCGGGTGCTCGGCCTCGACACGCTGGCCACCGGGCTGCTGCTGCTGCCCGGCGGCCTCGTCATGGGCCTGCTGGCCCCGCTCGTCGGCCGCGGGTACGACCGGTTCGGGCCCCGCCCGCTGCTGGTCCCCGGCACCGTCGCGGTGTCCGCCGCCGTGTGGGGGCTGACCCTGCTGGGCGAGCAGAGCGCACCGTGGATGCTGGTCGCGGCGCACATGACCATGTCGGTCGGGCTCGCGCTGGTGTTCACGCCGCTGTTCACGTCGGCGCTCGGATCGCTGGCCCCGGGGCTGTACTCGCACGGCAGCGCCATGATCGGCACCGTGCAGCAGGTGGGCGGGGCCGCCGGCACGGCGGTGTTCGTCACGGTGCTCACCGCCGTGAGCACGAGCGCGACCGTCGGGGGCGCCGACCTCGTCGCCTCGACCGCGGCCGGCACGCACGCGGCGTTCCTCGTGGGCGGCGTGCTCACGCTCGTCGCGATCCCGCTGGCGCTGGGCGTGCGCCCGGCCCCGGCGGACGCCCCGGCCGTCGTCGCGCACTGA
- the mtnN gene encoding 5'-methylthioadenosine/S-adenosylhomocysteine nucleosidase, producing the protein MSAGADPAGSVDAVVVVAMTEECAPLLALAREVGAEEVVGHARQRVLDLDGVRVLLVQCGIGMVNSAAAAAVALQRVRPRVVVSAGSAGGLGVGVHVGDVVVGRTCVNAGADARAFGYELGQVPGMPATYPGDEAVVAAAGALGTADQRVLVGTVLSNDAFVHAGLVDGLRTAFPEALATDMESAALAQTCHQYAVPFVTVRGISDLCGPAADDDFLTHVDDAADRSAAVVVAALRAVVAG; encoded by the coding sequence ATGAGCGCCGGAGCGGACCCGGCCGGGTCCGTCGACGCGGTCGTCGTCGTCGCGATGACCGAGGAGTGCGCCCCGTTGCTCGCGCTGGCCCGCGAGGTCGGTGCCGAGGAGGTCGTCGGGCACGCCCGCCAGCGGGTGCTCGACCTGGACGGGGTGCGCGTCCTGCTCGTGCAGTGCGGCATCGGCATGGTGAACTCCGCCGCCGCGGCGGCGGTCGCCCTGCAGCGCGTGCGGCCGCGCGTCGTGGTCAGCGCGGGCAGCGCCGGCGGGCTGGGCGTCGGCGTGCACGTCGGCGACGTCGTCGTGGGCCGGACCTGCGTGAACGCGGGTGCCGACGCGCGGGCGTTCGGGTACGAGCTCGGCCAGGTGCCGGGCATGCCCGCGACCTACCCGGGCGACGAGGCCGTCGTCGCGGCCGCCGGTGCGCTCGGGACCGCGGACCAGCGGGTCCTCGTCGGCACGGTGCTGTCGAACGACGCGTTCGTGCACGCCGGCCTCGTCGACGGGCTGCGGACGGCGTTCCCGGAGGCGCTCGCCACCGACATGGAGTCGGCCGCGCTCGCCCAGACCTGCCACCAGTACGCCGTGCCGTTCGTCACGGTCCGCGGGATCTCCGACCTGTGCGGGCCCGCCGCCGACGACGACTTCCTCACGCACGTCGACGACGCCGCGGACCGCTCGGCGGCCGTGGTCGTGGCCGCTCTGCGGGCCGTCGTCGCCGGCTGA
- a CDS encoding S-ribosylhomocysteine lyase — protein MNVESFNLDHRTVDAPYIRLADLKVLPAGDVLSKYDVRFTQPNAAHLEMPTVHSLEHLFAEHSRNHSDRVLDFSPMGCQTGFYLMLQGRWDEAEVADLVAATLTDVLGATEVPAANEVQCGWGANHTLTGAQEAARTFLAARDGWAQVTRA, from the coding sequence ATGAACGTCGAGTCCTTCAACCTGGACCACCGCACGGTGGACGCGCCGTACATCCGGCTCGCCGACCTCAAGGTGCTGCCCGCCGGTGACGTGCTGAGCAAGTACGACGTCCGGTTCACGCAGCCCAACGCCGCGCACCTGGAGATGCCGACCGTGCACTCCCTCGAGCACCTGTTCGCCGAGCACTCGCGCAACCACTCCGACCGCGTCCTGGACTTCTCCCCCATGGGCTGCCAGACGGGCTTCTACCTGATGCTGCAGGGCCGGTGGGACGAGGCGGAGGTCGCCGACCTGGTCGCCGCGACGCTGACCGACGTGCTCGGCGCGACGGAGGTGCCCGCCGCCAACGAGGTGCAGTGCGGGTGGGGCGCCAACCACACCCTCACCGGTGCGCAGGAGGCTGCCCGCACGTTCCTCGCCGCGCGGGACGGCTGGGCGCAGGTGACGCGCGCATGA
- a CDS encoding NAD(P)H-hydrate dehydratase: MPEQLLTPALLRGWALPEPTGGKDARGGVLVVGGARGTPGAVLLAGTAALRVGAGRLTAAVAGSVAPALAVAVPESGVLALPEDARGGPHAPVDDDALDRELARADVVVVGPGLDEPEGTLTLLRAVAHAAPGRVPVVLDAFALGVLRDAADVRAAVAGRAVLTPNLTEAAHLLGLDEADGDDLAVRVADEYGVVAACAGVVAAPDGRVWRSATGHAGLGTSGSGDVLAGAVGGLVARGADLAQAACFAVAAHGTAGDRLAARVGLLGSLARELVDELPAVLTELRAR, encoded by the coding sequence GTGCCTGAGCAGCTGCTGACACCCGCGCTGCTGCGCGGCTGGGCGCTGCCCGAGCCGACCGGCGGCAAGGACGCGCGCGGCGGCGTGCTCGTCGTCGGGGGCGCGCGCGGGACGCCGGGGGCGGTGCTGCTGGCCGGCACGGCGGCGCTGCGCGTGGGCGCGGGCCGGCTGACGGCCGCGGTGGCCGGGTCCGTCGCGCCCGCGCTCGCGGTGGCGGTGCCCGAGTCGGGGGTCCTCGCCCTCCCGGAGGACGCGCGCGGGGGCCCGCACGCACCGGTCGACGACGACGCCCTCGACCGTGAGCTGGCGCGCGCCGACGTGGTCGTCGTGGGCCCGGGCCTCGACGAGCCCGAGGGCACGCTGACCCTGCTGCGGGCCGTGGCCCACGCGGCGCCGGGGCGCGTCCCGGTGGTGCTCGACGCGTTCGCGCTCGGGGTGCTGCGCGACGCGGCCGACGTCCGCGCGGCCGTCGCCGGGCGCGCGGTCCTCACGCCGAACCTGACGGAGGCCGCCCACCTGCTGGGCCTCGACGAGGCGGACGGCGACGACCTGGCCGTGCGGGTCGCCGACGAGTACGGCGTGGTCGCGGCGTGCGCGGGCGTCGTCGCGGCGCCCGACGGGCGGGTCTGGCGCAGCGCGACGGGGCACGCGGGCCTGGGGACCTCGGGCAGCGGCGACGTGCTCGCGGGGGCCGTCGGCGGTCTCGTCGCCCGCGGTGCGGACCTCGCGCAGGCCGCGTGCTTCGCGGTCGCGGCCCACGGGACCGCCGGCGACCGGCTCGCGGCACGGGTCGGGCTGCTCGGCTCCCTGGCCCGTGAGCTCGTCGACGAGCTGCCCGCGGTGCTCACCGAGCTCCGCGCGCGCTGA
- a CDS encoding histidine phosphatase family protein has product MTSSPARPRVLLLVRHGESVGNVAATAAERAGAPTVDVGTRDADTPLSDLGLAQARALGDALGALGAAVRPDVVWCSPYARALATARTALDAAGLTPDLRVDERLRDRELGILDGLTRHGVRTRHPDEAERRRRLGKMYHRPPGGESWADVALRLRAALGDLGARDAGRSVLLVAHDAVVALARYVLQDLDEEQLMDVVRDGSVRNASLSRFDHDGEAWHLRTWDDVDHLTDVRVTEHDGTGDGRA; this is encoded by the coding sequence ATGACCTCGAGCCCCGCCCGACCGCGCGTGCTGCTGCTCGTGCGCCACGGCGAGAGCGTCGGCAACGTCGCGGCCACCGCGGCGGAGCGGGCCGGCGCCCCCACCGTGGACGTGGGCACCCGCGACGCCGACACCCCGCTCTCGGACCTCGGCCTCGCCCAGGCCCGTGCCCTCGGCGACGCCCTCGGGGCCCTGGGCGCGGCCGTCCGGCCCGACGTCGTGTGGTGCTCGCCGTACGCGCGTGCCCTGGCGACGGCCCGCACCGCGCTGGACGCGGCGGGGCTGACGCCCGACCTGCGCGTCGACGAGCGGCTGCGGGACCGTGAGCTCGGGATCCTCGACGGGCTGACCCGGCACGGCGTGCGGACCCGCCACCCGGACGAGGCGGAGCGCCGACGACGGCTCGGCAAGATGTACCACCGGCCGCCCGGCGGGGAGTCCTGGGCGGACGTCGCGCTGCGCCTGCGGGCCGCGCTCGGCGACCTGGGTGCCCGCGACGCGGGCCGGTCCGTGCTCCTCGTCGCGCACGACGCCGTGGTCGCGCTGGCCCGCTACGTGCTGCAGGACCTCGACGAGGAGCAGCTCATGGACGTGGTGCGCGACGGCAGCGTGCGCAACGCGTCGCTGAGCAGGTTCGACCACGACGGCGAGGCCTGGCACCTGCGCACCTGGGACGACGTCGACCACCTCACCGACGTGCGGGTGACCGAGCACGACGGGACGGGTGACGGCCGTGCCTGA
- a CDS encoding DNA-3-methyladenine glycosylase family protein: protein MDARAAPAGDASVVVAAPAVALRTAVGLRRGAGDPTWHATPDGVWHGRPTPDGPATLRLRARPDGVEAHAWGPGARAALADVPGLLGRLDDVTGFAAHLHPAVHAAARAHPDLRLPRSGEVWPTLVTAVLEQRVVGLDAHASWRRLVLRHGEPAPGPAPAGLRVCPAPGVWASLPVWEWRGAGVDAQRSGAVQRAAVVAHRFTADLEPDELARRVRTVVGIGPWTAAETTARALGDPDAVQVGDAHLPHLVGWALTGRRADDAGMLHLLAPWAGHRQRVVVLLERAYRGRMPTYGPRAARARPMR from the coding sequence GTGGACGCGCGCGCGGCACCCGCCGGGGATGCGAGCGTCGTCGTGGCGGCCCCCGCCGTCGCGCTGCGCACCGCGGTGGGACTGCGCCGCGGTGCGGGCGACCCGACGTGGCACGCGACGCCCGACGGCGTGTGGCACGGGCGCCCCACGCCGGACGGGCCCGCCACCCTGCGGCTGCGGGCGCGCCCGGACGGTGTCGAGGCGCACGCGTGGGGCCCGGGGGCGCGCGCCGCGCTCGCCGACGTTCCCGGGCTGCTGGGACGCCTCGACGACGTCACGGGCTTCGCCGCGCACCTGCACCCGGCGGTGCACGCCGCGGCCCGGGCGCACCCCGACCTGCGGCTGCCCCGCTCGGGCGAGGTCTGGCCGACGCTCGTGACGGCCGTGCTGGAGCAGCGGGTCGTGGGCCTGGACGCGCACGCGTCGTGGCGCCGGCTGGTGCTGCGGCACGGTGAGCCGGCCCCGGGCCCCGCCCCGGCCGGGCTGCGGGTGTGCCCGGCCCCGGGGGTGTGGGCGTCGCTGCCGGTGTGGGAGTGGCGCGGTGCCGGGGTCGACGCCCAGCGCTCGGGCGCAGTGCAGCGCGCGGCCGTCGTCGCGCACCGGTTCACCGCGGACCTGGAGCCCGACGAGCTGGCCCGCCGGGTGCGGACGGTGGTCGGCATCGGCCCGTGGACGGCGGCCGAGACGACGGCACGGGCGCTGGGCGACCCCGACGCCGTGCAGGTCGGCGACGCGCACCTGCCGCACCTCGTGGGCTGGGCGCTGACCGGCCGGCGCGCGGACGACGCCGGGATGCTGCACCTGCTGGCACCGTGGGCGGGCCACCGTCAACGGGTGGTCGTGCTCCTCGAGCGCGCGTACCGCGGCCGGATGCCGACGTACGGCCCCCGGGCGGCACGGGCCCGGCCGATGCGCTGA
- a CDS encoding RNA-binding S4 domain-containing protein — translation MAEVVRARVDAWTWAVRLFPTRSAAGAACRAGHVRINGERAKPATLVVPGDEVQVRGGERERLVVVQRLLVKRVSAEVARACYLDRSPAPLPREHVAMAGQRDRGAGRPTKRERRDIDRLRGR, via the coding sequence ATGGCCGAGGTGGTGCGGGCGCGCGTCGACGCGTGGACGTGGGCCGTGCGGCTGTTCCCGACCCGTTCCGCCGCGGGCGCCGCCTGCCGCGCCGGGCACGTGCGCATCAACGGCGAGCGCGCCAAGCCCGCGACCCTCGTCGTGCCCGGCGACGAGGTGCAGGTCCGCGGCGGGGAGCGCGAGCGCCTCGTCGTCGTCCAGCGCCTGCTCGTCAAGCGGGTCTCCGCCGAGGTCGCCCGCGCCTGCTACCTCGACCGGTCGCCCGCGCCGCTGCCGCGCGAGCACGTGGCGATGGCCGGCCAGCGGGACCGCGGCGCGGGCCGACCCACCAAGCGCGAGCGCCGCGACATCGACCGGCTGCGCGGACGCTGA
- a CDS encoding GDSL-type esterase/lipase family protein: MRPAARPAPDRVPHRPPAPSRRGAALAALAALVLAVLAGVAGPAVASTGTAPSTVPAAVAEPVRVMALGDSITGNPGCWRALLHQRLVADGHAIDMVGTMPPQGCGIAHDGDNEGHGGLLVTNVAASGEAAGWFAATRPQVVLMHFGTNDVWSARTPQQILDAYTTLVGQMRAVDPRVVVVVAQIIPVAPPTCAECPARTQALNAAIPAWAAATSTAASPVRVVDHWTGWDPARDTGDGVHPNDAGTQRMAATWYPAATQALALVPGGTTPTPTPTPTVTPTPTPTPTVTPTPTATPTPTPTPTPTAVPAACTATHTVVSAWPGGWVATVRVTAGSVPLQGWTVRLGVPATAVQHSWSSVLTADGAGVRLTNAAWNGALAPGASTELGYQGTGTAPTAPSVGCTSP, translated from the coding sequence ATGCGCCCTGCCGCGCGCCCCGCACCCGACCGGGTGCCGCACCGTCCGCCCGCCCCGTCCCGTCGGGGCGCCGCCCTGGCGGCCCTCGCCGCGCTGGTGCTCGCCGTGCTGGCCGGGGTGGCCGGGCCCGCGGTCGCCTCCACGGGGACCGCCCCGTCGACGGTGCCCGCCGCGGTCGCCGAGCCGGTCCGCGTCATGGCCCTCGGCGACTCCATCACGGGCAACCCCGGCTGCTGGCGCGCGCTGCTGCACCAGCGGCTGGTGGCCGACGGGCACGCGATCGACATGGTGGGCACGATGCCGCCGCAGGGCTGCGGGATCGCCCACGACGGCGACAACGAGGGCCACGGCGGCCTGCTCGTGACGAACGTCGCGGCATCGGGGGAGGCTGCCGGCTGGTTCGCGGCGACGCGGCCGCAGGTCGTGCTCATGCACTTCGGGACGAACGACGTGTGGAGCGCCCGCACGCCGCAGCAGATCCTCGACGCGTACACCACGCTCGTCGGGCAGATGCGTGCGGTCGACCCCCGCGTGGTCGTGGTCGTGGCGCAGATCATCCCGGTGGCCCCGCCGACGTGCGCCGAGTGCCCGGCGCGGACCCAGGCCCTGAACGCGGCGATCCCGGCGTGGGCGGCGGCGACGTCGACCGCGGCCTCGCCGGTGCGGGTCGTCGACCACTGGACCGGGTGGGACCCGGCGCGCGACACCGGCGACGGCGTGCACCCCAACGACGCCGGGACGCAGCGGATGGCCGCGACGTGGTACCCGGCCGCGACCCAGGCGCTCGCGCTCGTGCCCGGGGGGACGACGCCGACCCCCACGCCCACGCCCACCGTGACCCCCACGCCCACCCCGACCCCGACGGTCACGCCCACCCCGACCGCGACCCCCACCCCGACGCCCACCCCGACACCCACCGCGGTGCCGGCGGCGTGCACCGCGACGCACACGGTCGTCAGCGCGTGGCCCGGCGGCTGGGTCGCCACCGTGCGGGTCACCGCCGGGTCGGTGCCGCTGCAGGGCTGGACGGTGCGCCTCGGCGTGCCGGCCACCGCCGTCCAGCACTCCTGGAGCTCGGTGCTCACGGCCGACGGCGCGGGGGTGCGCCTGACGAACGCCGCCTGGAACGGCGCCCTCGCGCCGGGCGCGTCCACCGAGCTCGGCTACCAGGGCACGGGCACCGCCCCGACCGCCCCGTCGGTGGGCTGCACGAGCCCCTGA
- a CDS encoding amidohydrolase: MTSPSTSPSVVAVVGGHVVPVSSPPVPGGTVLVVDGRITAVGADVEVPAGARVVDATGRWVLPGFVEAHGHVGLHEEGEGKAGDDTNEMTTPNTAAVRAVDAVNVDDEGFRDALSGGVTSVVVKPGSANPIGGQSVAMKTWGGRTVDEQVISASVSVKSALGENPKRVYGERRQLPSTRLGTALVIREAFTRARHYAAARAAAAGKGEPFAPDLALETLARVLDGELVWDQHVHRHDDIATALRLADEFGYRMVVNHGTEAHKIADVLAERDVPVVFGPMLTSRSKVELRDRAIGHLATLAAAGVRVAITTDHPVVPINLLVHQASLAVKEGLPPQTALEALTVNPASFFGLDGRVGALEPGRDGDVVLWSGDPLDVMSRVEHVLVEGRTVYTWDAQAGVGRVVERSARFA; encoded by the coding sequence ATGACCTCCCCCTCCACCAGCCCCTCGGTCGTCGCCGTCGTCGGCGGCCACGTCGTCCCCGTCTCGTCCCCGCCCGTGCCGGGCGGCACCGTCCTCGTCGTCGACGGGCGCATCACCGCCGTCGGTGCGGACGTCGAGGTGCCCGCGGGCGCCCGGGTCGTCGACGCGACCGGTCGCTGGGTGCTGCCCGGCTTCGTCGAGGCGCACGGGCACGTGGGCCTGCACGAGGAGGGCGAGGGCAAGGCGGGCGACGACACCAACGAGATGACGACGCCGAACACGGCCGCGGTCCGCGCGGTCGACGCGGTCAACGTCGACGACGAGGGCTTCCGCGACGCGCTGTCCGGCGGCGTGACGTCGGTCGTGGTCAAGCCCGGGTCGGCCAACCCGATCGGCGGTCAGTCGGTGGCCATGAAGACGTGGGGCGGGCGCACGGTCGACGAGCAGGTGATCTCCGCGTCGGTCTCCGTGAAGTCCGCGCTGGGGGAGAACCCGAAGCGTGTCTACGGCGAGCGCAGGCAGCTGCCGTCGACGCGGCTGGGCACGGCCCTGGTCATCCGCGAGGCCTTCACCCGGGCCCGGCACTACGCGGCCGCGCGGGCCGCCGCGGCCGGCAAGGGCGAGCCGTTCGCCCCCGACCTCGCGCTCGAGACGCTGGCGCGCGTCCTCGACGGCGAGCTGGTCTGGGACCAGCACGTGCACCGGCACGACGACATCGCCACGGCCCTGCGGCTCGCGGACGAGTTCGGGTACCGGATGGTGGTCAACCACGGCACCGAGGCCCACAAGATCGCCGACGTCCTGGCCGAGCGGGACGTGCCGGTGGTGTTCGGCCCGATGCTCACCAGCCGGTCCAAGGTCGAGCTGCGGGACCGGGCGATCGGGCACCTGGCGACGCTCGCGGCGGCGGGCGTGCGGGTCGCGATCACCACCGACCACCCCGTGGTGCCGATCAACCTCCTCGTGCACCAGGCGTCGCTCGCGGTCAAGGAGGGGCTGCCGCCGCAGACCGCGCTCGAGGCGCTGACCGTCAACCCCGCGTCGTTCTTCGGCCTCGACGGCCGCGTGGGTGCGCTCGAGCCGGGGCGCGACGGGGACGTCGTGCTGTGGTCCGGCGACCCGCTGGACGTGATGTCCCGCGTGGAGCACGTGCTCGTCGAGGGCCGGACGGTCTACACGTGGGACGCGCAGGCCGGCGTCGGGCGCGTGGTGGAACGCTCCGCCCGCTTCGCCTGA